A window of the Lactuca sativa cultivar Salinas chromosome 5, Lsat_Salinas_v11, whole genome shotgun sequence genome harbors these coding sequences:
- the LOC111885462 gene encoding uncharacterized protein LOC111885462, whose protein sequence is MAKKFDMSMMGKLTFILGWQVKQITNGIFVCQNKSIANMLKKYGFSDCEPVKTPMSSSTSIGTDPSGIDVNATLFQGTIGSIIYLIVSRPYIMFATILCARYQASPKESHLHNVKRIFQYLKHTPNLRLWYPRDSDFNMVGYTESDHGGCGIDRKRTLGGAQMLGNRLIGKLVQKKKHTSMSCSTAEVEYVAARR, encoded by the coding sequence ATGGCCAAGAAATTCGATATGAGCATGATGGGTAAACTAACTTTCATTTTGGGCTGGCAAGTCAAACAAATAACTAATGGTATTTTTGTTTGTCAAAATAAATCCATTGCAAATATGCTGAAAAAGTATGGTTTCTCTGATTGTGAACCGGTAAAAACTCCAATGTCCTCATCAACGTCTATTGGCACTGATCCTAGCGGCATAGATGTGAATGCAACTTTGTTTCAAGGAACAATAGGCTCTATAATCTATCTTATAGTTAGTCGCCCTTACATTATGTTCGCCACCATATTGTGTGCTCGCTATCAAGCAAGTCCTAAGGAATCTCATCTTCACAATGTCAAAAGGATTTTCCAGTACTTAAAACATACACCCAATCTTAGGTTATGGTATCCCCGTGACTCTGATTTCAATATGGTTGGATATACTGAATCTGATCATGGTGGGTGTGGCATTGATCGTAAAAGAACTTTAGGAGGAGCTCAAATGCTTGGAAATAGATTGATTGGTAAGTTGGTCCAAAAAAAAAAGCATACATCAATGTCTTGTTCTACCGCTGAGGTTGAATATGTTGCTGCTAGAAGATGA